The nucleotide sequence CCTTGATTGGATGAACAGTGTGGATGTTTGATGGTGAGTCCTGTAAGGCGCTTGTTTGTTAGACTTAGGAGTGGAGGGGTCACTGTGGAGCCTTGTTGATTGGATGAACGGTGTGGATGTTTGATGGTGAGTCCTGTAAGGCACTTGTTTGTTAGACTTAGGAGTGGAGGGGTCACTGTGGAGCCTTGTTGATTGGATGAACGGTGTGGATATTTGATGGTGAGTCCTGTAAGGCACTTGTTTGTTAGACTTAGGAGTGGAGGGGTCACTGTGGAGCCTTGTTGATTGGATGAATGGTGTGGATGTTTGCTGGCGAATCCTGTAAGGTGCCTGTTTGTTAGACTTAGGAGTGGAGGGGTCACTGTGGAGCCTTCTTGAGTGGATGAACGGTGTGGATGTTTGATGGGGAGTCCTGTAAGGCGCTTGTTTGTTAGACTTAGGAGTGGAGGGGTCACTGTGGAGCCTTGTTGATTGGATGAACGGTGTGGATGTTTGATGGTGAGTCCTGTAAGGAGCCTGTTTGTTAGACTTAGGAGTGGAGGGGTCACTGTGGAGCCTTGTTGATTGGATGAACAGTGTGGATGTTTGATGGTGAGTCCTGTAAGGCACTTGTTTGTTAGACTTAGGAGTGGAGGGGTCACTGTGGAGCCTTGTTGATTGGATGAACGATGTGGATGTTTGATGGCGAGTCCTGTAAGGAGCCTGTTTGTTAGACTTAGGAGTGGAGGCGTCACTGTGGAGTCTTGTTGATTGGATAAACGGTGTGGATGTTTGATGGCGAGTTCTGTAAGGAGCCTGTTTGTTAGATTGAGGAGGGAGGGTGATAGGTGGTCTCCAGAGGAGAGGTGCCTTCGCGGTAGATCACGGGAAGAAGTTATGATTCACCACTTCAGCGCTGATTTGGGAAGGGGAGtatgcggggggggaggggggcctatGATCAGCAGGAGTCCCTCAGGACACAACTTTCTTGTGTGTTAAATACTAGCaagtcagcagcaccagcaccaggcCTGGCCACGTCAACAGGCAcattaggcctgggtctgggGTGGGAAAACCTGGGGGCAGTAGATTTTCtgccttcctgatccagcccaTGGCCTATAATCAATGGGAATTTAAGGTCGTCTTAAAAGCAGTTATTACAGATCCATGCAGCAAAATCTTTTCAGATTCCCCATTTACAAGTTAAGATCCTTCTCCTATCTGGTTCTGCAGTTATGGAATAATCTTCCATCAAGTTTGAGAGAAGTCGGGGAATCTTTCAGGTGTCAATAGGCTTTAAAAACTTGCCTGTTGATTGGTGATTTATGGCAATTGACATGGGTATCTACTTTATATTGAGATAAGGAAGGATTGTATCTATTATGTTATTGAGGTACTTGTTTATTTGAACTGTGTTTTTAAGACGTGCTGAATTGATGTTGTACATCGCCTACAAAGATCGTATCAGTTGGGCAATTATTaggcaattataaataaataaataactaagatCCTCTCCCTGTCAGCTTGAAGGGAGCAGGAGAGAAggggatgagcctggagcagattTAGCAGTGTAAGGAAGAGCTAGGTTGCTTCCTAAACCAGCCCCTCCCATCCTATCATTCAGGTAGTTTGGGACAGACAAAGGAAAGGGGGGGTGTATGTGTCAGCAGATGTGGTGGGAGCTTAGGGAAGGGATGTAAAGGGGAGCAGGATTAGCGTGTGCTGGGGGACACCTCCAGGTGAACTAGGcctagggcgccaaccattagggggggggggcacgaggCATGTGGGGTGCGATCGAGGAcaaggtaggagtcggggctgagacccggggggggggggaggaaggggagagggtgtgACCAGAGGGGGGTGTggcaggtgcaaggcagaaggtgcctggGGTACCTAATCCCCTTCCACCAGCTCTGGACACCCTCCCATCACAATTCGGATCCTCTACTTCTTGACCCTAGAACCCACCCTCTAATCCTTCCACCACAGCTTTGTCTGTTTCTGCTCCCGGTGCTGTGTGCATGCTTTACTCTGCCGTGTTCCTCTGCTTTATTGATGGAGGTCAGCCTGCACGTTCACAGtttctgctgtattcagtgcagccaactccagtcctggagagccacaaacaggccaggttttcaggataaccacagtgaatgtgcatgagggAGATGTGCGTGCAGTGGAGGGAGGGAATGTAAATCCCATGCACAttcaggtctgtttgtggctcccTGAAGGACTGGAGTTGGGCCACCCCTGCTGTAAAGGATCATTAACCTCTGACTTGGAAGCAGCGGGTCCTGGGTGCTCTTCCTTGGGATTTCAGTCGACTTTGCTCAGCTCTGGCCGTGGCTATGtgctgcagcagcagctttcctaattttctctctctctatttctgtggCCCAGACTAGGCTGGTGTCTGTAATCTCCGGTTCTGACCAGTAAGACTTTCTTTATTTGCTTTGCCTGTTAATAAGGTTTGGATTTGAAGAAGCAgcctcctctgtctgtgaataAAGACTGAGTTAAGCTCTCTGTGAATGCCTTGCACAGGAAAACCTCAGTGGAGACAGAattcctactccctccccctcctcctcaacTGTGCAACAtccctcctgtctctctcctcttccccatctTCTCATCCTGCACATCCCCAGTCCTCCTCCCACACTTCTATTCCCAGTCCTCGCaactcctcctctcttcttttcctctccccattcctgagatctccccccccccctctattttAAGAATATAAAATGAAAGATGGAGGTTTTTGTCAATGTTCTTCAGAATTTTGCCCCAGAATCTGCCCCCGAGTGACTGCAGGAGACTGTGAGGCTGAGCCTTAGACCTCTGCCTtggaggctgggggagggggagggcaaagCACCAGCCGTGTCTCAGGTGGAAAAACCCCAAATCGGTCACTGACCAGCGCAATGACCTTTCCCAATGGCCATGCCAAGAGCCTAAAAGCTTCAATAAAATTTGCATCCCTCACCGACTAGAGCTTATGAGCGTATTGTCTCCCTGTTTGCATAATTTGTAGGTGAATTAATGCTAATTCTGAACACGCATGCACATTTCTAATGTAGCACGGGGTTTTTCCCTGGCACCAAGGTGGACATTTAAAATCTTTCTGCTCGGAGAGGAAACCCACAGCTACGTTTTACCCGCAGACCTTCCCCACGTTACAACGTAAACGTCCACGTGTTTACTGATACTGCTGCAGGGGCAGAGTACCTGTGGATAGTCGCATGCTTTTCCTGCGGGTACTTCTTCCATAGCAAATATAACGAGGAGACTCGGAAATCCACTCCATGTCAATTCTTTTCCTCCCCTGCCCAAAGCGTCCCCCAGGAGGGAGTCTTCTCCTTGCGGCTAAGACTGCAATTTTTATGGGGAAACGTGCGCACAGTTAGCCGCAGGTTCATTGCGTTTTACCATCATCAGGGGGGCTAGGTCGCTCCTTCGCCTGTGCTGTGTGTTCGTGGTCTCTAGCGAATTGTTCCCATTGAGTAGGACTGAAACCCTAGAGATGAGGAAAAAGAGTGAGCACAAGTCTAACATTATAATTCTTTCTTTTCCAGCAGCACCATGTGGAGAACACCAGCATCCTGTCACTTGTGTTAATTGCCCTCGCACCTGTACCAGTCCCATTCCCAAACCGTGTGCATTCATATGTACTCCCGGCTGCCAGTGTGATGCAGGCTATATATTTCTGAATGACGAGAAGACAGAGTGTGTGCCTGAGAATCAGTGTCCCTGAACACCACTGGGGCCCGGCGAGCCCCGCCAGCAGGGGGAGCCCCTCTGCATCACAGCGCCTCTGTGCCTGGACACGAAAGCGATTAACTGCTGAATATGAGAAAGCATCAACTCAAACATTAAAATCCCTTTATGCAGCATTTCCGACTGCTAGaatcttttcttcctttcagtaTCTTCTCTAACACATGCTCCAAGATGAACACAATTGTATTTACAATTTTGTGCAAACTGAAAAACACAGTATTAATCTTTCAGATGCCCTGTTTCATTGGCTTAACTGATTGGAATATTTATATAAACGCACAGAGCAGGTAGCAGTTTAagcttccctcctctctctctctctctcacacacacacacacaaaagcacacacactgtcccaccatagaacaggtacagcacagacaacagcggtgtgtgacagagggggagcatgtgcatgtaagatcatacatgtgtgtgtaagaatgtgtttgtgagagaaagaatTTGTATCTGacagagcttgtgtatgtgagagagaggaagcatgtacaTGTGAGATCGTGTATGTGTGCGTaagaatgtgagagagaaaggatgaATTAgaggtgtgaatgtgtgtgcgtgagcttgtgtatgtgagagagaggaagcatgtgcatgtgagatcgtgtgtgtgtgtgtgtgtgtgcataagaatgtgcGAGAGAGAGGATGAATTAGaggtgtgtgtgagcttgtgtatgtgagagag is from Rhinatrema bivittatum chromosome 2, aRhiBiv1.1, whole genome shotgun sequence and encodes:
- the LOC115083490 gene encoding chymotrypsin/elastase isoinhibitors 2 to 5-like, with product MMKTHSAAFVCLALALLALLMERQMVACNKHGKAAGSHAIVARDASAPCGEHQHPVTCVNCPRTCTSPIPKPCAFICTPGCQCDAGYIFLNDEKTECVPENQCP